In one window of Pseudoalteromonas espejiana DSM 9414 DNA:
- a CDS encoding symmetrical bis(5'-nucleosyl)-tetraphosphatase, with product MADYAIGDLQGCFNEFSTLLKRVDFNPSKDHLYLVGDIVARGPDSLACLDYIYRHQDSMTITLGNHDLHMVACHYLNKPINPKDKLGAIFNSEKLPTYISYLQTQPLAVYLKKHNSFIAHAGLNPNWSIENALKYAEFAQSCYQSAKANVFFEKMYQPHPTHWDAELTDFEKFRYIVNYFTRMRFLTNENTLELSAKGAINDSKSLTPWFMHPNIKSLEKNLIFGHWAALEGVTKLKHVHALDTGCVWGGTMTLMDLKTQQKIVENSALLSK from the coding sequence ATGGCTGACTACGCTATAGGTGATTTACAAGGCTGCTTCAATGAATTTAGCACCTTACTTAAACGGGTTGATTTTAACCCAAGTAAAGATCACCTTTACTTGGTTGGTGATATAGTTGCACGCGGTCCTGACTCGTTAGCCTGCTTAGATTATATTTATCGCCACCAAGATAGTATGACCATTACGTTGGGCAATCATGATTTACACATGGTTGCCTGTCACTATCTCAACAAACCAATTAACCCAAAAGATAAGTTAGGCGCAATTTTTAATAGCGAAAAACTCCCTACTTATATTTCTTACCTACAAACTCAGCCCTTAGCCGTTTACTTAAAAAAGCATAATAGCTTTATTGCACATGCGGGTCTTAATCCAAACTGGTCAATAGAAAATGCCCTTAAGTACGCCGAGTTTGCACAAAGTTGCTATCAATCAGCTAAAGCCAATGTGTTTTTTGAAAAAATGTACCAGCCCCATCCTACCCATTGGGATGCTGAACTAACCGATTTTGAAAAGTTTAGGTACATTGTAAATTACTTTACTCGCATGCGTTTTTTAACAAACGAAAATACATTAGAGCTTAGTGCTAAAGGCGCAATTAACGACAGCAAATCGTTAACACCTTGGTTTATGCATCCTAATATTAAATCATTAGAAAAAAACCTGATTTTTGGCCATTGGGCAGCACTTGAGGGTGTTACAAAGCTTAAGCATGTTCATGCTTTAGACACTGGATGCGTATGGGGCGGGACTATGACGCTGATGGACTTAAAAACTCAGCAAAAAATAGTAGAAAACTCTGCGCTTTTATCTAAATAA
- a CDS encoding YgiQ family radical SAM protein, with protein MSSLKAERALFSYPKYWAECYGTAPFLPTTREEMDALGWDSCDIIIISGDAYVDHPSFGMAVIGRVLEAQGFRVGIIAQPDWQSKDAFMALGKPNLFFGVTAGNMDSMINRYTAEKRMRHDDAYTPGNVGGKRPDRAVMIYSQRLREAYKGVPIVIGGIEASLRRIAHYDYWQEKVRRSILFDAKADILIYGNAERPLVEVAHRIAAGETMDTIQDIRGTAVIRKEPIPGWRGSDSTAIDKIGKIDPIPNPYGADDVGCSKSEFKKAGIDLKAEAAKPITIQPARPKPWEKTYVKLPAFEQVSVNKPLYAHASRILHQETNPGCARALFQRHGDRSIWVNPPAFPLETHEMDDVFGLPYQRIPHPSYGDAKIPAYDMIKTSVNIMRGCFGGCSFCSITEHEGRIIQSRSQESIIDEIEQIRDKVPGFTGVISDLGGPTANMYKLRCTSKKAESTCRRLSCVYPDICKHMDTDHTPTIDLYKKAREVKGIKKILIASGVRYDLAVQDPRYVKELVTHHVGGYLKIAPEHTEDGPLSKMMKPGMGAYDQFKELFDKYSKEAGKKQYLIPYFISAHPGTKDEDMVNMAMWLKSNDFKLDQVQNFYPSPMANATTIYHTEMNSLRNIKNNKEQVPVPKGARQRRLHKAILRYHDQSGWPIIREALRKMGKANLIGKGPNCLVPEEGRDEKSKGANKGKGGRPALTRHTGFSQFKKANTKPKVGGNRQRAAR; from the coding sequence ATGAGCTCTCTTAAAGCTGAACGCGCGCTATTCTCATACCCAAAGTATTGGGCAGAGTGTTATGGCACTGCGCCATTTTTACCTACAACTCGCGAAGAAATGGACGCACTCGGCTGGGATAGCTGCGATATTATTATAATCAGCGGCGATGCTTATGTAGATCATCCTAGTTTTGGTATGGCTGTGATTGGCCGAGTACTTGAAGCGCAAGGCTTTAGAGTAGGTATTATTGCTCAGCCAGACTGGCAATCAAAAGATGCCTTTATGGCACTTGGTAAACCGAATCTATTTTTTGGTGTAACTGCCGGTAATATGGATTCGATGATTAATCGTTATACGGCCGAAAAGAGAATGCGCCATGACGATGCTTACACGCCTGGTAATGTTGGCGGCAAACGTCCAGACCGCGCTGTAATGATTTATTCTCAGCGCTTACGCGAAGCTTACAAAGGTGTGCCAATTGTGATTGGTGGCATTGAAGCAAGCCTGCGTCGTATTGCTCATTATGACTACTGGCAAGAAAAAGTACGCCGCAGTATTTTGTTTGATGCCAAAGCCGATATTCTTATTTATGGTAACGCAGAACGCCCACTTGTTGAGGTGGCTCATCGTATTGCTGCCGGTGAGACTATGGATACAATTCAAGATATTCGTGGTACGGCGGTTATTCGTAAAGAGCCAATCCCTGGTTGGCGTGGTAGTGACTCAACTGCTATTGATAAAATTGGCAAAATAGACCCGATCCCTAACCCATACGGGGCGGATGATGTAGGCTGTAGCAAGTCAGAATTTAAAAAAGCGGGTATCGATTTAAAAGCAGAAGCTGCAAAGCCTATTACTATTCAGCCAGCGCGCCCTAAGCCGTGGGAAAAAACCTACGTTAAGCTCCCTGCATTTGAGCAAGTAAGTGTTAATAAGCCTTTGTACGCTCACGCATCACGAATTTTGCACCAAGAAACAAACCCAGGTTGTGCTCGTGCACTTTTTCAGCGCCATGGCGATCGGTCTATTTGGGTAAACCCACCTGCATTTCCGCTTGAAACACATGAAATGGATGACGTATTTGGCTTACCATATCAACGTATACCGCATCCAAGTTATGGGGATGCAAAAATCCCTGCTTACGATATGATCAAAACATCAGTTAATATTATGCGTGGCTGTTTTGGCGGTTGCTCATTTTGTTCTATTACTGAGCACGAAGGGCGAATTATTCAAAGTCGTTCGCAAGAATCGATTATTGATGAGATTGAGCAAATTAGAGATAAAGTCCCAGGCTTTACGGGGGTTATTTCTGATTTAGGCGGTCCAACTGCAAATATGTATAAGCTGCGTTGTACGAGTAAAAAAGCAGAGAGTACATGTAGGCGTTTATCGTGTGTGTACCCTGATATTTGTAAGCACATGGATACAGACCACACCCCAACAATCGATTTATACAAAAAAGCCCGTGAAGTAAAAGGCATTAAAAAGATTTTAATTGCCTCTGGCGTACGTTACGACTTAGCAGTGCAAGATCCTCGCTACGTAAAAGAACTGGTAACGCATCACGTAGGAGGCTATTTAAAAATAGCGCCAGAGCACACTGAAGATGGTCCTTTATCTAAAATGATGAAACCAGGCATGGGCGCGTACGATCAATTTAAAGAATTATTTGATAAGTACTCAAAAGAAGCGGGTAAAAAGCAGTATTTAATACCGTATTTTATTTCTGCTCACCCAGGTACAAAAGACGAAGACATGGTAAACATGGCGATGTGGCTTAAATCTAACGATTTTAAGTTAGACCAAGTGCAAAACTTTTACCCTTCGCCCATGGCTAATGCAACCACCATTTACCATACAGAAATGAACTCACTGCGTAATATTAAAAATAACAAAGAGCAAGTGCCTGTACCAAAGGGAGCTCGCCAGCGTCGCTTACACAAAGCAATTTTACGCTATCACGACCAATCAGGTTGGCCAATAATTCGCGAAGCTTTGCGCAAAATGGGTAAAGCTAATTTAATTGGTAAAGGCCCGAATTGCTTAGTACCTGAAGAAGGGCGAGATGAAAAAAGTAAAGGCGCTAATAAAGGCAAAGGTGGGCGTCCTGCACTAACGCGCCATACTGGTTTTAGCCAATTTAAAAAGGCTAACACTAAGCCTAAAGTGGGTGGGAATCGCCAACGTGCAGCTAGGTAA
- the apaG gene encoding Co2+/Mg2+ efflux protein ApaG — MTTSSNIGSPVKVSVETFYVEGQSQPELEKYVFAYSVTIKNHSLCSAKLLSRYWLITDANGKEVEVEGEGVVGETPVIGPGESYKYTSGAILDTPVGTMQGHYTLRNEFGSEFEAPISVFRLACPNILH; from the coding sequence ATGACAACAAGCAGTAATATTGGCTCTCCGGTAAAAGTGTCTGTAGAGACGTTTTATGTGGAAGGGCAATCTCAGCCTGAACTCGAAAAATACGTATTTGCCTATTCGGTAACGATTAAAAACCACAGCCTTTGCAGTGCAAAACTACTTAGTCGTTACTGGCTAATTACTGATGCAAACGGTAAAGAGGTTGAAGTTGAAGGTGAAGGCGTTGTAGGTGAAACACCGGTTATTGGCCCTGGCGAAAGTTACAAATACACCAGCGGCGCTATTTTAGATACGCCAGTGGGCACCATGCAAGGTCACTACACTTTACGTAATGAGTTTGGCTCTGAGTTTGAAGCACCAATAAGCGTTTTTCGTTTAGCGTGCCCTAATATTTTACATTAG
- a CDS encoding methyl-accepting chemotaxis protein produces the protein MNLTVSQRIWCGFIFITLLLIIIGGNSLIKIASIDSSTQQVNQLSLPALNRSSELQAEFILMSKAAQASFYTTSNAQLAPIKQKVLEQKEKFNALHADLQRVVQDDPELSQKSQAVEKTYLSFLSTVENLLADKDKQLVLNKKLTAQLETIEIAAEDANSVVLDITDITNFEQSHPRAYQAANNLENNFMSVVSNSTDMLTVKTTNTLDIVKNEQAYYLEEVIRTLALIKPAIEQDNNDLYSDLQEYVDTLVTNISGNNSLAANKQRLIDAIALTEKELAQSEQATNMALSQIDDLVTQASTVAYKLQEGVRKDVDSANLWTWAGMIIATLIAIAIAILTVNRITKPLAEVNRILDIVASGDMTQRLDDTAKDEFGELSKSCNTLIDSLRSLIKGIISRSTQLAAASEETSAITGESSQAIRNQQAQVEQAATATTEMSSTSQTVSNSAQQALDEIKNADKEAERVKGISHQNKATIEQLAREVDDAASVINKLHQDSASIGSILDVIRGIAEQTNLLALNAAIEAARAGEYGRGFAVVADEVRSLASKTQESTQEIQSMIESLQSGAEAAVTAMDKGKQQAVSCVEQSDLASSALDSITLAVSQAHDVSEEISTAAQEQQQVSQEISERLESIVAIAEQTAEGANQTNISSSEVAKLAEELRISVENFKV, from the coding sequence ATGAATCTGACAGTAAGCCAACGTATTTGGTGTGGTTTTATATTTATCACATTATTACTCATAATCATTGGTGGTAACTCTTTAATAAAAATAGCGAGCATTGACAGCTCCACCCAACAAGTAAACCAGCTATCATTGCCGGCGCTTAATAGAAGCTCAGAACTTCAAGCTGAATTTATTTTAATGAGTAAAGCGGCTCAAGCGAGTTTTTATACAACCTCAAATGCACAACTAGCACCTATTAAACAAAAAGTGCTTGAGCAAAAAGAAAAATTTAACGCACTGCATGCCGATTTACAGCGAGTAGTACAAGATGACCCTGAGCTTAGCCAAAAAAGCCAAGCAGTAGAAAAAACCTACCTAAGCTTTTTAAGCACAGTAGAGAATCTGTTAGCCGATAAAGATAAACAGCTAGTGCTTAATAAAAAGCTAACTGCACAACTTGAAACAATAGAAATAGCAGCAGAAGATGCAAACTCTGTTGTACTAGACATAACCGATATTACCAACTTTGAGCAAAGCCACCCACGCGCTTATCAAGCCGCTAACAACCTTGAAAACAACTTCATGTCGGTTGTTAGTAATAGCACCGACATGCTCACGGTAAAAACAACAAACACGCTAGATATTGTAAAAAATGAGCAAGCTTATTACTTAGAAGAAGTGATTCGTACCCTTGCATTAATAAAGCCTGCCATTGAGCAAGATAACAACGATCTTTATAGCGATCTTCAAGAGTACGTTGATACGCTAGTAACGAATATCAGCGGCAATAATAGTCTAGCCGCTAATAAGCAGCGCCTTATTGACGCTATCGCACTTACCGAGAAAGAACTTGCTCAATCAGAGCAAGCCACAAACATGGCGCTATCTCAAATTGATGACTTAGTAACCCAAGCAAGTACTGTTGCTTATAAGCTACAAGAAGGCGTACGTAAAGATGTAGACTCTGCAAATTTATGGACATGGGCGGGGATGATAATTGCTACGCTAATAGCCATTGCTATCGCTATTCTTACTGTTAACAGAATCACTAAGCCACTTGCAGAAGTAAATCGTATTTTAGACATTGTGGCCAGTGGCGATATGACCCAACGCTTAGATGATACTGCGAAAGACGAATTTGGCGAACTTTCAAAAAGCTGTAATACCTTAATAGATAGCTTACGTAGCTTAATTAAAGGGATTATTTCTCGCTCAACACAGTTAGCCGCAGCCTCTGAAGAAACCTCAGCAATTACAGGCGAATCAAGCCAAGCTATTCGTAACCAGCAAGCGCAAGTAGAGCAAGCCGCAACAGCCACTACCGAAATGAGTAGTACCTCGCAAACAGTAAGTAATAGTGCTCAACAAGCACTTGACGAGATTAAAAATGCTGATAAAGAAGCTGAGCGCGTTAAAGGTATTTCTCATCAAAATAAAGCGACTATTGAGCAACTTGCCCGTGAAGTTGATGACGCGGCAAGTGTTATTAACAAGCTACATCAAGATAGCGCCTCAATAGGTAGTATTTTAGATGTAATTCGTGGCATTGCAGAGCAAACTAACTTACTGGCACTTAATGCCGCTATTGAAGCTGCACGTGCCGGCGAATATGGTCGTGGCTTTGCTGTTGTAGCTGACGAGGTTCGCTCACTCGCGAGTAAAACTCAAGAGTCGACCCAAGAGATTCAATCTATGATTGAATCGCTACAAAGTGGCGCAGAGGCCGCTGTTACAGCGATGGATAAGGGTAAACAGCAAGCTGTATCGTGTGTTGAACAAAGCGATTTAGCAAGTAGTGCATTAGACTCTATCACGCTCGCCGTGTCGCAGGCACATGACGTAAGTGAAGAAATATCGACCGCAGCACAAGAGCAGCAGCAAGTATCACAAGAGATCAGCGAACGCCTAGAGTCTATTGTGGCCATAGCAGAGCAAACTGCTGAGGGTGCGAATCAAACAAACATTTCAAGCTCAGAAGTTGCCAAACTCGCTGAAGAGCTAAGAATATCGGTAGAAAACTTTAAGGTGTAA
- the surA gene encoding peptidylprolyl isomerase SurA, with product MNLKKLLSTAILSLSLCHGAFAAPQEIDKVIGVVNQGVILKSEVDTIINRVKKQAAEQGQQLPKDETLRVQAVERLVNQTLMMQMAERMGLEISDSQLDQTLSNMAKDQGGSIADLRRTIEAAGESFQAYREEIRKEITTQQVTRANVDRRIYISQQEVDNLLKIMESQGQNSEEYDIGHILIDIPNNATPDEITSAKTRADKVIELLNDGQEFKRIAISSSGGSKALEGGQLGYMGINEMPSLFAEAVKGQKKDAIVGPLRSGAGFHIIKVQDVRGRQVVETTEVRSRHILIKPSIILSEEKARNMLAGFAKELRAGDADFGELAKEYSEDPGSALKGGEYDWTDPTTYVPAFKDTLLSLDKNQISEPFRTQFGWHIVQLLDKRVADKTELAKRNRAHGMLFNRKFKEESFNWQQEMREQAHVEIFPTDE from the coding sequence ATGAATTTAAAAAAACTATTATCAACAGCTATTTTAAGCTTAAGCTTATGCCATGGCGCATTTGCCGCTCCACAGGAAATCGACAAAGTAATTGGTGTTGTAAACCAAGGCGTTATTTTAAAAAGTGAAGTAGACACCATTATTAATCGTGTTAAAAAGCAAGCCGCAGAGCAAGGCCAGCAACTTCCTAAAGATGAAACACTACGTGTACAAGCGGTTGAGCGCTTAGTTAACCAAACGCTTATGATGCAAATGGCAGAGCGTATGGGCCTTGAAATTTCTGACAGCCAGTTAGACCAAACACTGTCAAATATGGCAAAAGATCAAGGCGGTAGTATTGCTGATTTACGCCGTACAATTGAAGCCGCAGGCGAGAGCTTTCAAGCTTACCGCGAAGAAATTCGTAAAGAGATCACAACCCAGCAAGTTACTCGCGCTAATGTAGATCGCCGTATTTATATTAGCCAGCAAGAAGTAGATAATCTTTTAAAAATAATGGAAAGCCAAGGCCAAAACTCTGAAGAGTACGATATTGGTCATATCCTTATTGATATTCCTAATAACGCAACGCCTGATGAAATTACCAGCGCAAAAACGCGTGCTGATAAAGTAATTGAATTATTAAACGATGGCCAAGAGTTTAAACGTATTGCTATTTCTTCATCTGGTGGCTCAAAAGCACTAGAAGGTGGGCAACTAGGCTATATGGGTATTAACGAGATGCCATCACTTTTTGCAGAAGCTGTAAAAGGTCAAAAGAAAGACGCTATTGTAGGGCCTCTTCGCTCTGGAGCCGGTTTCCATATTATTAAAGTGCAAGATGTACGCGGCCGCCAAGTAGTAGAAACAACTGAAGTGCGCTCTCGTCACATTCTTATTAAGCCTTCTATTATTTTAAGTGAAGAAAAAGCCCGAAACATGTTAGCTGGTTTTGCTAAAGAGCTACGCGCAGGCGATGCGGACTTTGGTGAGCTTGCAAAAGAATACTCAGAAGATCCAGGTTCAGCACTTAAAGGTGGTGAATACGATTGGACTGACCCAACAACCTACGTACCAGCGTTTAAAGATACTTTATTATCGCTTGATAAAAATCAAATTAGTGAGCCTTTTAGAACGCAATTCGGTTGGCACATAGTGCAGCTTTTAGATAAGCGTGTAGCAGATAAAACAGAGCTGGCTAAACGTAACCGCGCTCACGGCATGTTGTTTAATCGTAAATTTAAAGAAGAAAGTTTTAACTGGCAGCAAGAAATGCGCGAGCAAGCTCACGTTGAAATTTTCCCTACAGACGAGTAA
- the rsmA gene encoding 16S rRNA (adenine(1518)-N(6)/adenine(1519)-N(6))-dimethyltransferase RsmA — MTDKVHLGHRARKRFGQNFLFDESIIDKIVTAIDPKPEDNLVEIGPGLGAITEPVADLSGQLTVVELDKDLAQRLIEHPFLGPKLNVNQGDAMKFDFSSLVRDDKKLKVFGNLPYNISTPLLFHLFEFADHIEHMHFMLQKEVVKRMVAGPGSKTFGRLSVMTQYYCHAMPVVEVPPECFKPAPKVDSAVIRLIPKKAEQRTAKSVKILNTVCLEAFNQRRKTLRNSLGNLLTADELTSIGIDITLRAESLSLQQFIDIANWIYDNKQ; from the coding sequence ATGACCGATAAAGTACATTTAGGACACCGCGCCCGTAAACGTTTTGGGCAAAACTTTTTATTTGATGAATCAATCATCGATAAAATAGTCACTGCAATCGATCCTAAACCAGAAGACAACCTAGTAGAAATTGGCCCAGGCCTTGGCGCAATTACTGAACCTGTTGCCGATTTGAGCGGCCAGCTTACGGTTGTTGAGCTAGATAAAGACCTTGCACAACGTTTAATTGAGCACCCATTTTTGGGCCCTAAATTAAATGTTAATCAAGGCGATGCAATGAAGTTTGATTTTTCAAGCCTTGTACGCGATGACAAAAAATTAAAAGTGTTTGGTAACCTGCCTTACAATATTTCTACTCCGTTGCTATTTCACCTTTTTGAATTTGCTGATCATATTGAGCACATGCACTTTATGCTGCAAAAAGAGGTGGTAAAGCGTATGGTTGCTGGGCCTGGTAGTAAAACGTTTGGTCGTTTAAGCGTAATGACTCAATATTATTGTCATGCAATGCCAGTAGTAGAAGTACCACCAGAATGCTTTAAGCCTGCTCCAAAGGTTGATTCAGCGGTTATTCGCTTAATTCCTAAAAAAGCAGAGCAACGCACAGCTAAAAGCGTGAAAATTTTAAATACCGTGTGTTTAGAAGCGTTTAATCAACGCCGTAAAACGCTACGTAATAGCTTAGGTAACTTATTAACCGCTGATGAGCTTACGAGCATAGGTATTGATATAACACTACGCGCTGAAAGCCTCTCGTTACAACAATTTATTGATATAGCTAACTGGATTTATGACAACAAGCAGTAA
- the pdxA gene encoding 4-hydroxythreonine-4-phosphate dehydrogenase PdxA, which produces MTLRIAITPGEPAGIGPDLLLQLAQQQWQAQLVVIADKDLLKERAQLLGLNIELIDFDESAPAAIAPAGSVYIHQVDLGTAVKLGELDDLNGQYVLDTLRIASEKNMDGTFDAVVTGPVHKGIINKAGISFSGHTEYFAQQSGTSDVVMMLATQGLRVALVTTHIPLAYVSRAITQERLTKVIGILNHDLQTKFGIEQPKILVCGLNPHAGEDGHLGTEEIETITPTLELLNSQGMNLIGPLPADTLFQDKYLSQADAVLAMYHDQGLPVLKYKGFGNSVNITLGLPFIRTSVDHGTALDLAGTGDAEVGSFELAIREAIKLAHEKAQNQ; this is translated from the coding sequence ATGACATTACGTATTGCAATTACCCCGGGCGAACCCGCGGGGATTGGTCCTGACCTGCTGCTGCAATTAGCGCAGCAGCAATGGCAAGCTCAATTAGTCGTTATAGCAGATAAAGACTTATTAAAAGAGCGCGCTCAATTATTAGGCCTTAATATTGAGCTTATCGATTTTGATGAAAGTGCACCAGCAGCCATAGCGCCTGCTGGCAGTGTTTATATTCACCAAGTTGATTTAGGCACAGCTGTAAAGCTTGGTGAACTTGATGATTTAAATGGCCAATACGTGCTTGATACATTGCGTATTGCCAGCGAAAAAAATATGGACGGCACCTTTGATGCCGTTGTAACCGGCCCAGTTCATAAGGGTATTATTAATAAAGCAGGCATATCGTTTAGTGGCCACACTGAATACTTTGCTCAGCAGTCAGGCACTTCTGATGTTGTTATGATGCTAGCAACGCAAGGGCTGCGTGTTGCACTTGTGACTACACACATTCCGCTTGCATATGTATCGCGTGCAATTACCCAAGAGCGACTAACCAAAGTGATTGGTATTTTAAATCACGACTTACAAACCAAATTTGGTATTGAGCAGCCTAAAATTTTAGTATGTGGTTTAAACCCTCATGCTGGTGAAGACGGCCACCTAGGTACTGAGGAAATTGAAACAATTACTCCTACGCTTGAGCTTTTAAACAGCCAAGGTATGAATTTAATTGGGCCACTCCCTGCCGATACACTATTTCAAGATAAATACCTATCTCAAGCAGATGCCGTACTTGCTATGTATCACGATCAGGGATTACCTGTGCTAAAATACAAGGGATTTGGTAACTCGGTGAATATAACCCTAGGTTTACCATTTATCCGCACCTCAGTGGATCACGGTACAGCGCTTGATTTAGCGGGTACAGGTGATGCTGAAGTTGGCAGTTTTGAATTAGCGATCCGCGAAGCAATTAAGCTCGCCCATGAAAAAGCACAGAATCAATGA
- the lptD gene encoding LPS assembly protein LptD, with protein MSKTWGILMLGVVSAPSLAETELTHNLCGISMQTRAWQPLPNLAVGSVDIQADDVELLGTQSAEFTGNVDINTLDMSLSAQTALIDKQRGLLNATGPITYQDRVSQVNSSGLNADLNNSEISLLGADYSLTDQQGKGGAEKLTVNESGLLLMNASFTTCPGETPVWAIEADEINLSREEGWGETHNAILRILDTPVLYLPYFTFPLDERRKSGLLTPSISSSDRYGLETVTPYYWNIAPNFDATITPRYMSRIGLQLQTEFRYLSEQHEGLVGIEYLDSDDSEPSLDERYMFHWQQQSYLNENWRANIDITNVSDDNYITDLNSNYANKTDTQLYRTGSVTHLGETWRTDIKFQNFEVLGDHLESYAALPQISFTQTAPWRFDNFDFSLSGEVSHFTNDSIEVDIDSATRVHVEPKARYNYATHAWSFLSEVSLLQTNYKQSGNLTGTQYSDSVSRTLPKVRLYSQLNFERDTSTFFEDGIQTLEPQVQYLYTPDKDQSEIGIYDTTRLQDDYFGLFRDTRFSGVDRIAAANQFTLGATTRLFDNKHEEVFNFSAGQIFYLNDSAKPTEQDLDSDTNYNALFAAQTMLHWHRRWYLSAGMQYDTDGKQMIQSNVTLDYKGDNNELVQLNHRYANDVSGNTIEQTGVFTSIPLSDEWQFIASYHRDLENNRSIEFLSGLQYESCCWAIQITGHRQIETDLNQSIGQQQATFDSGISLNFVLKGLGSKSRYDAQKLLQQGIFGYRRPYFLNN; from the coding sequence ATGAGCAAAACCTGGGGCATATTGATGCTAGGCGTAGTTAGCGCACCATCGCTTGCCGAAACTGAACTGACACACAACCTTTGTGGCATTTCAATGCAAACCAGAGCTTGGCAACCTCTACCCAATTTAGCGGTAGGGTCGGTTGATATTCAAGCTGATGATGTAGAGCTCCTAGGCACACAAAGCGCTGAATTTACCGGCAATGTTGATATTAACACCCTTGACATGAGTTTGTCCGCACAAACTGCGCTTATAGATAAACAGCGCGGTTTACTCAATGCTACAGGGCCAATTACCTACCAAGACAGAGTAAGCCAGGTAAACAGCTCGGGTTTAAATGCCGATCTAAATAATTCTGAAATAAGCCTACTGGGTGCCGACTACAGCTTAACCGATCAACAAGGTAAAGGTGGCGCCGAAAAACTCACCGTAAACGAGTCTGGCTTATTGTTAATGAATGCAAGCTTTACTACCTGCCCAGGCGAAACACCGGTATGGGCTATTGAAGCTGATGAAATAAACCTATCTCGTGAAGAAGGCTGGGGCGAAACGCATAACGCCATATTACGCATTCTTGATACGCCAGTATTGTATTTACCTTATTTTACGTTTCCGTTAGATGAGCGCCGTAAGTCGGGGTTACTAACACCAAGTATTTCAAGCTCTGATCGCTACGGTCTCGAAACCGTTACGCCTTATTATTGGAATATAGCCCCTAATTTTGATGCCACAATTACGCCGCGTTATATGTCGCGCATTGGTTTGCAACTACAAACAGAATTTAGATACCTCAGTGAGCAGCACGAAGGCTTAGTTGGTATTGAGTACTTAGATAGCGATGATTCTGAGCCAAGCCTCGATGAGCGTTATATGTTTCATTGGCAACAGCAAAGCTACCTAAACGAAAACTGGCGTGCCAATATAGACATCACCAATGTAAGTGACGATAACTACATTACTGATTTAAATTCAAATTACGCCAATAAAACCGACACCCAGCTATATCGTACAGGTTCGGTGACTCACCTAGGTGAAACATGGCGTACCGATATTAAATTTCAAAACTTTGAAGTACTGGGCGATCACTTAGAGTCGTATGCAGCTCTACCTCAAATAAGCTTTACGCAAACAGCGCCATGGCGCTTTGATAATTTTGACTTTAGTTTATCTGGTGAAGTAAGCCACTTTACGAACGATTCAATAGAGGTAGATATAGACAGTGCAACGCGTGTACACGTTGAGCCAAAAGCACGCTATAACTACGCAACCCATGCATGGTCGTTTCTCTCTGAAGTTAGCCTATTACAAACAAACTATAAGCAAAGCGGTAATTTAACGGGTACACAATACAGCGATAGCGTATCGCGAACATTGCCAAAAGTGCGTTTATATTCTCAGCTTAATTTTGAGCGCGACACGTCAACCTTTTTTGAAGACGGCATTCAAACACTTGAACCACAAGTTCAGTATTTATATACCCCAGATAAAGACCAATCAGAAATTGGCATATACGACACCACCCGCCTACAAGACGATTATTTTGGCTTATTTAGAGATACTCGTTTTTCTGGCGTTGACCGTATAGCTGCTGCAAATCAATTTACTTTAGGTGCCACTACGCGTTTATTTGATAACAAACACGAAGAAGTATTTAACTTTAGCGCGGGTCAAATTTTTTACTTAAACGACTCAGCTAAACCGACCGAGCAAGATTTAGACTCAGACACTAACTATAATGCCCTATTTGCAGCTCAAACAATGCTTCATTGGCACCGTCGTTGGTACTTATCTGCAGGTATGCAATACGACACTGATGGCAAGCAAATGATCCAGTCAAATGTCACCCTTGATTACAAAGGTGACAATAATGAGTTAGTTCAATTGAACCATCGCTATGCAAATGATGTCTCAGGAAATACAATCGAGCAAACGGGTGTGTTTACAAGTATTCCACTAAGTGACGAGTGGCAATTTATTGCAAGCTATCACCGCGACCTTGAAAATAACCGAAGTATCGAATTTTTAAGCGGATTACAGTATGAGTCATGCTGTTGGGCAATCCAAATTACTGGCCACCGCCAGATTGAAACTGATTTAAATCAGTCTATTGGGCAACAACAAGCGACTTTTGATTCGGGCATTAGCTTGAACTTTGTATTAAAAGGGCTTGGCAGTAAGAGCCGTTACGATGCTCAAAAATTATTACAACAAGGTATTTTTGGCTATCGTAGACCGTATTTTCTTAATAATTAA